One Desulfobulbus propionicus DSM 2032 DNA segment encodes these proteins:
- a CDS encoding CBS domain-containing protein: MPIGELCNREVVFARRTTTIVEAAQLMRRYHVGDLVVVDEVGGRRIPVGMLTDRDIVVEIIAKSLPVEGVTAGELMRPRLVSVPETAGVVATIQLMRAHGVRRIPVVDPEGGLAGIVSVDDLLDLLAEELTELAKVAPRGQASETRTRGD; encoded by the coding sequence ATGCCCATTGGAGAATTGTGCAATCGGGAGGTTGTTTTTGCCAGGCGCACGACCACCATCGTCGAGGCGGCGCAGCTCATGCGCCGGTATCATGTGGGTGATCTGGTGGTGGTAGACGAGGTCGGGGGCCGCCGGATTCCGGTCGGCATGCTGACTGATCGTGATATCGTGGTCGAGATCATCGCCAAATCCTTGCCTGTCGAGGGAGTTACCGCCGGTGAGCTCATGCGGCCGCGGCTGGTCAGCGTGCCGGAAACGGCAGGCGTGGTGGCGACCATTCAGTTGATGCGTGCCCATGGGGTTCGCCGCATCCCGGTGGTCGATCCGGAGGGTGGGCTTGCCGGCATCGTGTCTGTGGATGACCTGCTCGATCTCCTGGCCGAGGAATTGACGGAACTGGCCAAGGTCGCCCCGCGCGGTCAGGCAAGTGAGACCCGGACCCGAGGGGATTGA
- a CDS encoding ATP-binding protein, with product MQTTANMILLARQDSDVSLAMTEQAQQAGFLVRQASSPAQLAQMVLLHPPDGVLIDPSGHETEILALIEGLTAKFPHVPVVLVAAAPSADNVLEALRRGVWDYLDSSREDSATLAGRLLRVVHRSGQATEKRHALDAYEQRIREQWTRLTSKNSQLVREIKDVKVQERLLLHAKREWERTVDALPDLIFIVDRDHRITRINKAMRDRLDMAYDEVLGRPCFYCFHGCHRVMEQCPHELLMNDCKQRTVEIEEERLGGFFELTVVPYYDAEGELAGSVHIARDVSAQKQAQKDQEKLQARLLHSAKLESVGQLAAGIAHEINTPTQFITANIDFLDEAFTKAEELCTALLDVLTAVKQGTVAPEQFEAIESLLDELDWAYLQEEIPLAISQSKEGLQRVTSIVQAIKEFSHPGSKQKVSADLNKIIKTTITVARNEWKYVATVDTHLDPILETIPCHADEIGQVFLNILINAAHAIESKQGEYPENRLGRITITSAQCEHYAEIRIADNGPGIPPPIQHKVFDPFFTTKQVGKGTGQGLAIAHDVVTTKHGGTLSFETSPETGTTFIIRLPRGASEPALHADVPGSFA from the coding sequence ATGCAGACGACAGCCAATATGATCCTCCTGGCCCGGCAGGATTCGGATGTTTCCCTTGCCATGACCGAGCAGGCGCAACAGGCCGGTTTTCTTGTGCGGCAGGCCAGCTCACCGGCGCAGCTCGCGCAAATGGTGCTCCTTCATCCCCCCGATGGCGTGCTCATTGATCCTTCGGGGCATGAGACGGAAATCCTGGCGCTGATCGAGGGACTGACGGCAAAATTTCCCCACGTGCCGGTGGTGCTCGTTGCCGCCGCACCCTCAGCGGACAACGTGTTGGAAGCGCTGCGCCGAGGTGTCTGGGATTATCTGGACAGCTCCAGGGAAGACAGCGCCACGCTGGCAGGTCGTCTGCTTCGGGTTGTTCATCGATCCGGGCAGGCCACGGAAAAGAGACACGCCCTGGATGCGTACGAGCAGCGGATCCGCGAGCAATGGACTCGGTTGACGTCGAAAAATTCGCAGCTCGTTCGGGAAATCAAGGATGTGAAAGTGCAGGAACGGCTTCTCCTTCATGCCAAGCGAGAATGGGAACGAACGGTCGACGCCCTGCCCGACCTGATTTTCATCGTCGACCGGGATCACCGGATCACCCGCATCAACAAGGCCATGCGTGATCGTCTCGACATGGCCTATGACGAGGTGCTGGGGCGCCCCTGTTTTTACTGCTTCCATGGCTGCCATCGGGTAATGGAGCAGTGTCCGCATGAATTGTTGATGAACGATTGCAAACAGCGCACCGTGGAGATCGAGGAGGAACGGTTGGGCGGTTTCTTTGAGCTCACGGTCGTGCCGTATTACGATGCCGAGGGGGAGTTGGCGGGTTCGGTGCACATCGCCCGTGATGTTTCCGCGCAGAAGCAGGCACAAAAGGATCAGGAAAAATTGCAGGCCCGACTGCTCCATTCGGCCAAGTTGGAATCCGTCGGCCAGCTGGCGGCCGGCATCGCCCACGAGATCAACACTCCAACCCAGTTCATCACCGCCAACATCGATTTTCTCGACGAAGCCTTTACCAAGGCGGAGGAGTTGTGCACCGCTCTTCTGGACGTGCTGACTGCCGTTAAACAGGGGACGGTTGCCCCAGAGCAGTTCGAGGCGATCGAATCGCTGCTCGACGAACTGGACTGGGCGTATTTACAAGAGGAAATCCCCCTGGCCATTTCCCAGTCCAAGGAGGGGTTGCAACGGGTCACCTCCATTGTTCAGGCGATCAAGGAATTTTCCCATCCCGGCAGTAAACAGAAGGTCAGTGCCGACCTCAACAAAATCATCAAGACCACCATCACCGTGGCCAGAAACGAATGGAAGTACGTGGCCACGGTGGACACCCATCTCGATCCCATCCTGGAAACCATCCCTTGTCATGCCGACGAGATCGGCCAGGTATTCCTCAATATTTTGATCAACGCGGCCCACGCCATCGAAAGCAAGCAGGGGGAATATCCCGAAAACAGACTGGGACGGATCACCATCACCTCGGCGCAGTGCGAGCACTACGCGGAAATCCGGATCGCGGACAACGGACCGGGCATTCCGCCTCCTATTCAGCACAAGGTATTTGATCCTTTTTTCACCACCAAGCAGGTCGGGAAGGGTACCGGCCAGGGCCTGGCGATCGCCCACGACGTGGTCACCACCAAGCACGGCGGCACCCTGAGTTTCGAAACAAGCCCGGAAACGGGAACGACCTTCATCATCCGGCTGCCGCGCGGGGCGAGCGAGCCGGCCCTCCACGCCGACGTGCCCGGATCGTTCGCATGA
- a CDS encoding response regulator: MKKTALFVDGEPNILAGLRRMLRSLRNEMDFFFAESGFEALEILAAQHIDVIVSDMQMPGMDGATLLATVQEKYPMTIRIVLSGQADEVPVLRAAGVVHQFLAKPTDPEKIKEVLKRACALQDLMKNKQLKAVVSRIGKLPSIPAIYVELKNKLMNPDCSVSDVASIIIKDMAMSAKVLQLVNSAFFGMYTNITSPLHAVTLLGLETIKAMVLGIGFFSTLHTTSSRTFSVDKLWDHCVLTAAFAKKIAQAETNNTQMINNTFIAGMMHDIGKLLLFSSLHEPYNQAIAMARKQYSHLNQAEQQVFNSDHANIGGYLVGLWGLPGSVIEAVAFHHQLDDYPNPSFCPAVAVHAADVIYYELFPERSVGKPPRLNYGYLEQAGVRRRYSAWLELCSEEYPGEPRHDR; encoded by the coding sequence ATGAAGAAAACCGCACTGTTTGTCGACGGCGAACCGAACATCCTTGCCGGGCTGAGGCGGATGCTTCGTTCGCTGCGCAACGAGATGGATTTCTTTTTTGCCGAAAGCGGCTTCGAAGCCCTCGAGATCCTTGCGGCCCAGCATATTGACGTCATCGTCTCCGACATGCAGATGCCGGGCATGGATGGGGCCACCCTGCTGGCCACGGTTCAGGAGAAGTATCCGATGACGATCCGTATCGTGCTCTCCGGCCAGGCGGACGAGGTTCCGGTGCTGCGCGCGGCGGGGGTGGTCCATCAGTTTCTGGCCAAGCCGACCGATCCGGAAAAGATCAAGGAGGTGCTGAAGAGAGCCTGCGCCCTGCAGGATCTGATGAAGAACAAGCAGCTCAAGGCGGTGGTGTCACGTATCGGCAAACTGCCGTCCATCCCCGCCATCTATGTGGAACTGAAGAACAAGCTGATGAATCCTGACTGTTCCGTCAGCGATGTGGCCTCGATCATCATCAAGGACATGGCCATGAGCGCCAAGGTCTTGCAGCTGGTCAACTCCGCCTTTTTCGGCATGTACACCAATATCACCAGCCCCCTGCACGCGGTTACCCTGTTGGGACTGGAAACCATCAAGGCGATGGTGCTGGGCATCGGATTTTTCTCGACCCTGCACACCACCTCGTCACGGACCTTCTCGGTCGACAAGTTGTGGGATCACTGCGTCCTGACCGCGGCCTTCGCCAAGAAAATCGCCCAGGCGGAAACCAACAACACCCAGATGATCAACAACACCTTTATCGCCGGCATGATGCACGATATCGGCAAATTGCTGCTGTTTTCGAGCCTGCACGAACCGTACAACCAGGCGATCGCCATGGCGCGCAAACAGTACAGCCACCTCAACCAGGCGGAGCAGCAGGTGTTCAACTCCGACCATGCGAATATCGGCGGTTATCTGGTGGGGTTGTGGGGGCTGCCGGGAAGCGTGATCGAGGCGGTGGCCTTTCATCACCAGTTGGACGACTATCCCAACCCCTCCTTTTGTCCGGCCGTTGCCGTGCATGCCGCCGATGTGATCTATTACGAGCTGTTTCCCGAACGGAGCGTGGGCAAGCCGCCGCGGCTCAATTACGGCTATCTGGAGCAAGCCGGGGTCAGGAGGAGGTATTCGGCCTGGCTTGAGCTCTGCAGCGAGGAATACCCGGGAGAACCGCGCCATGACCGATAA
- a CDS encoding HD domain-containing phosphohydrolase, whose product MTDKILLVDDEPNVLQSMQRQLHNRFALRTAGSGEEALRLLEEEGPFAVIVTDMRMPGMTGVELLARTKDLYPDMVRLMLTGHADQETAMEAVNSGQIFRFLTKPCPQATFVISLALALRQHRLIVAEKELLQKTLKGSIHVLSELLGVANPLAFSAGLRIRDYVVRIAQELHLPQIWQCEIAALMSQIGCITLPPDILNKVYAGAKMSAEESEMFNNHPLVGASLLEKIPRLEHVTKMICLQQKRYDAYTAELMKTIPEEVAVGAQILKAVIDYDRHLARGMSRGEAIGQLRKTTGVYHPAVLSLLTSLKLEDQRPVLSLAANQVGVGMVAMDDILTKSKVLIIPKGLTLTWAMVQGLQNFSKKVGVVEPIRVMLGQSEPDT is encoded by the coding sequence ATGACCGATAAAATTTTGCTTGTTGATGACGAGCCCAACGTGCTCCAGTCCATGCAACGCCAACTGCATAACCGTTTTGCCCTGCGGACCGCCGGCAGCGGCGAGGAGGCCCTGCGGCTACTTGAGGAGGAAGGGCCTTTCGCGGTCATTGTCACCGACATGCGCATGCCGGGTATGACCGGGGTGGAATTGCTGGCGCGGACAAAGGATCTGTATCCGGATATGGTGCGCCTGATGCTGACCGGCCATGCCGATCAGGAGACGGCGATGGAGGCGGTCAATTCCGGCCAAATTTTCCGTTTCCTCACCAAACCCTGCCCCCAGGCCACCTTTGTCATTTCCCTGGCCCTGGCTCTCCGTCAGCATCGTCTGATTGTCGCCGAGAAGGAACTGTTGCAGAAGACGCTCAAGGGCAGCATTCACGTGCTGTCCGAACTGCTGGGCGTGGCCAACCCCCTGGCCTTCAGCGCCGGACTGCGCATCAGGGATTATGTGGTCCGCATCGCCCAGGAACTGCACCTGCCGCAGATCTGGCAGTGCGAGATTGCGGCGCTGATGTCCCAGATCGGCTGCATCACCCTGCCGCCGGACATCCTGAACAAAGTCTACGCCGGCGCGAAAATGAGCGCGGAAGAGAGCGAGATGTTCAACAATCATCCGCTGGTTGGCGCTTCGCTTTTGGAAAAGATCCCCCGCCTGGAGCATGTCACCAAGATGATTTGCCTGCAGCAGAAGCGATACGATGCCTATACCGCTGAACTGATGAAAACGATACCCGAGGAAGTGGCGGTTGGTGCCCAGATCCTCAAGGCGGTGATCGATTACGATCGACACCTTGCCCGGGGCATGAGCCGGGGAGAGGCTATCGGCCAGCTGCGCAAGACAACCGGCGTGTACCACCCGGCTGTTTTGTCGTTGCTGACGTCGTTGAAACTGGAGGACCAGCGGCCGGTGCTCAGCCTCGCTGCCAATCAGGTCGGGGTGGGCATGGTGGCGATGGACGACATCCTCACCAAGAGCAAGGTGTTGATTATTCCCAAAGGGCTGACCCTGACCTGGGCGATGGTCCAGGGACTGCAAAATTTTTCCAAAAAAGTCGGAGTGGTCGAACCGATCAGGGTTATGCTCGGTCAGTCGGAGCCGGACACCTGA
- a CDS encoding DUF2332 domain-containing protein: MDDLPFRLARRFRRQQEFAAASSPLSARLCGLIADWLGAGCGKDPLVDWLLAAAHPRASFEVPLLLLAGLHRDVLAGVADARPLGRYFPSAGGTLALDADDLAASLRQAILARREALAEFIAHATVQTNETARGLCWLLPVLFTGWPAIHLLDLGASAGLNLVADQRHYRLLHGEGNEGVLELGCGIPPQFVVHIEGPLVAPTTTAIPTIRSRIGCDLAPFILRSRREEQTLAAFVWGDQSERLARLRQGIAALHQLDESPVPVRLHQADLPDALPHILARHIGPLDDAPLVVFNTYLTTYLRDKGTALRLHLADWVRQHPQPVLWLQWEPPWQGPEPPRFGWLYWTADLWSNGRHRRWHLAWTHPHGNQLQWLPDWQAWANFWRQQQEP; this comes from the coding sequence ATGGATGATCTGCCGTTTCGCCTTGCCCGCCGATTCCGCAGGCAGCAGGAATTTGCCGCCGCTTCCTCGCCGCTCTCCGCCCGCTTGTGCGGATTGATCGCGGACTGGCTCGGTGCGGGGTGCGGGAAGGATCCCCTGGTGGACTGGCTGCTGGCCGCTGCCCATCCCCGCGCCTCCTTCGAGGTGCCGCTGCTGTTGCTTGCCGGCCTGCACCGCGACGTTCTCGCCGGCGTTGCCGATGCGCGGCCCCTGGGCCGCTACTTTCCTTCCGCCGGAGGAACGCTCGCCCTGGATGCGGACGATCTTGCCGCCAGCCTGCGTCAGGCAATCCTGGCCCGGCGCGAGGCGCTGGCCGAATTCATCGCCCATGCCACGGTGCAAACCAACGAAACCGCGCGCGGTCTGTGCTGGCTGCTGCCGGTGCTGTTTACGGGCTGGCCGGCCATCCACCTGCTCGATCTGGGGGCCAGCGCCGGCCTCAACCTGGTGGCGGATCAGCGCCATTATCGGCTGCTGCACGGCGAGGGAAACGAGGGAGTGCTTGAACTGGGCTGCGGCATCCCACCCCAATTTGTTGTCCACATCGAGGGGCCACTGGTTGCGCCAACCACAACCGCTATCCCGACGATCCGTTCTCGGATCGGCTGCGACCTGGCGCCTTTTATTCTTCGTTCACGGCGGGAAGAACAGACCCTGGCCGCCTTTGTCTGGGGCGATCAAAGCGAACGGCTGGCCAGACTGCGCCAGGGAATCGCGGCCCTGCACCAGCTCGATGAGTCCCCGGTGCCGGTCCGGCTCCACCAGGCCGATCTGCCCGACGCGCTGCCCCATATTCTTGCCAGGCACATCGGTCCGCTGGACGATGCGCCGCTGGTGGTGTTCAACACCTACCTGACCACCTATCTGCGCGACAAAGGCACCGCTCTCCGCCTCCACCTGGCCGACTGGGTCAGACAGCATCCGCAGCCCGTGCTCTGGCTGCAGTGGGAGCCCCCGTGGCAGGGGCCGGAACCGCCTCGTTTCGGCTGGCTCTACTGGACCGCCGATCTGTGGAGCAACGGCCGCCATCGTCGTTGGCACCTCGCCTGGACCCATCCCCACGGCAATCAGCTCCAATGGTTGCCGGATTGGCAGGCTTGGGCCAATTTCTGGCGCCAGCAACAAGAGCCATAA
- a CDS encoding YqaA family protein, whose product MINCILFDFSAYGGLFAAALLAATVVPMQSEAVLVGLLLTGDYPTWLLLAVAASGNILGAALNWWLGRGIERFRDRSWFPVSEQRLMQAQQWYQHYGKWSLLLCWMPIVGDPLTVIAGVMREPFPVFLLIAGTAKLLRYLVLAGVTLGTMA is encoded by the coding sequence ATGATCAATTGTATCCTGTTTGATTTTTCCGCGTATGGCGGCCTGTTTGCGGCGGCCCTGCTGGCCGCGACCGTTGTGCCGATGCAGTCGGAGGCGGTCTTGGTCGGCCTGCTGCTCACCGGCGACTACCCGACCTGGCTGCTGTTGGCGGTGGCGGCCAGCGGCAATATCCTCGGCGCGGCGCTCAACTGGTGGCTGGGGAGGGGGATCGAGCGTTTTCGCGATCGTTCCTGGTTTCCGGTCAGCGAACAGCGGCTGATGCAGGCGCAACAGTGGTACCAGCACTATGGCAAATGGTCGCTGCTCCTGTGTTGGATGCCGATTGTCGGCGATCCGCTCACCGTGATCGCCGGAGTGATGCGCGAACCTTTTCCGGTGTTCCTGCTCATTGCCGGCACGGCCAAACTCCTGCGTTACCTTGTGCTGGCCGGAGTCACTCTGGGGACGATGGCCTAA
- a CDS encoding DUF4340 domain-containing protein: protein MKRWILVCAVLLLVQVGLTVATHMAHRLDGTQAAKGPLLALNAAEINELLLEDGEGHTLKLTKEKERWLLPDSGAFPADTARVQGLLERLTTLQRGWPEATTAEAATRFKVAPERFERKLSLRAGGKDAAVIYFGTSPGLRKIYLRADGDNEIQAIALSQHELEVKDDSWIDTTLLHLKPEQVARVALPALQLIRGKDGLQPADLTAEEEVIKDRLDSLIKRLTNLSITALLGKDNKPEYGLATPALRYTISLEGGGTVEYLFGHPPKPEKAEGTEPQPATENTFVLKVSNQEQLLRVDGWQVEELKNATRASLVRAKTHPQPGANGTQAAPLTPAQAPAPAEPSSSGQAR, encoded by the coding sequence ATGAAACGATGGATACTGGTGTGCGCTGTGTTGTTGCTGGTGCAGGTCGGTCTGACCGTGGCGACCCACATGGCGCATCGGCTCGACGGAACCCAAGCGGCCAAGGGGCCGCTGCTCGCGCTGAACGCGGCCGAGATCAACGAATTGCTGCTGGAAGACGGTGAGGGGCACACACTGAAGCTGACCAAGGAGAAGGAGCGGTGGCTGCTGCCCGATTCCGGCGCCTTCCCGGCGGACACCGCCCGGGTGCAGGGCTTGCTCGAGCGGCTGACCACGCTGCAACGCGGCTGGCCCGAGGCCACCACCGCCGAGGCCGCGACCCGCTTCAAGGTGGCGCCGGAGCGGTTTGAGCGCAAACTGAGCCTGCGCGCCGGCGGCAAGGATGCGGCCGTGATCTATTTCGGCACTTCGCCCGGCCTGCGCAAGATCTATCTGCGCGCCGATGGCGACAACGAAATTCAGGCAATCGCCCTTTCCCAGCATGAATTGGAGGTCAAGGACGACAGCTGGATCGACACCACCCTCCTCCATCTCAAGCCCGAACAAGTGGCCCGGGTTGCGTTGCCCGCCCTGCAGCTGATCCGCGGCAAGGATGGCCTGCAGCCGGCTGATCTCACGGCCGAGGAAGAGGTGATCAAGGACCGGCTCGACAGCCTGATCAAGCGGCTGACCAACCTGTCGATCACCGCCCTCCTCGGCAAGGACAACAAACCCGAGTACGGTCTGGCGACGCCGGCCCTGCGCTACACGATCAGCCTGGAAGGCGGCGGCACCGTTGAGTACCTGTTCGGCCACCCCCCCAAACCGGAAAAGGCCGAGGGCACCGAGCCGCAGCCGGCGACCGAAAACACCTTTGTCCTCAAGGTGTCCAACCAGGAGCAACTGCTGCGGGTGGATGGCTGGCAGGTCGAGGAATTGAAAAACGCCACCCGTGCCTCGCTGGTGCGCGCCAAAACACACCCCCAACCCGGCGCGAATGGAACTCAGGCCGCGCCGCTCACCCCGGCTCAGGCACCAGCCCCGGCGGAACCGTCTTCCTCCGGGCAAGCACGGTAA
- a CDS encoding Gldg family protein gives MNTLRKVARRELAVFFATPAAFIFFGAFLAATLFIFFWVETFFSRNIADVRPMFEWMPLLLIFLASAITMRVWSEEHRAGTLEPLLTAPVSLPVLVGGKFIACLGLVAIGLLLTLPLPLTVSFLGQLDWGPVFGGYLASLVLAGAYIAIGLWVSAQFNSQIVSLIVSTLACSFLYLLGSDTLTSFFGNQGGELLKLLGAGARFDAITRGVIDLRDLLYSFSLIGIFLSLNVYTLERQRWAGNPINSVHRRWGVLTALLVGNLLLLNFWLAPIGVLRADLTAGKIYSISPATRSYLDRLQEPLLIRGYFSSQTHPLLAPLQPQLRDLLREYEVAGKGRVRVEFVDPQEKPELEQEAGEKYGIRPVPFQTASRYQTAVTNSYFDVLIKYGDEFVTLGFQDLIEVKSEGDTQLEVELRNPEHDITRAIKKVLYSYQGGGNLFAGIGNPVVFHGYVSPEAKLPQPLVELRRNLESVLAELKTQGGDKFSVSFADPDADGGQLADRLGKEFGMRPMVAGLLSTETFWFYMTLESGGQQVQVALPSALDKAALKGAIEASLKRFSKGMLKTVALYTPPANPSMAQFGMMDQGNTFQLLQRFAEQEHRIKPVDLSTGQVDPEADILMVVAPERLQEKQVFAIDQFLMQGGTVVLATSPFDVSLQGRISATDKQSGLSDWLAGYGITLGKTLVLDPQNAAFPVPVERQAGGYSIRETHLINYPYFVDIRSDGMNRNGGLISGIDQLSMTWASPITVDADKNKGRQVVRLLESSRGSWLSDSIDIQPNFDRYGQAGFAQGEAAGRQLLAVMVEGGFASHFKGKTSPLIEEARTRQAEKDKKAKEQPAAGQSETAAEQPVEPQQPEVIGRVLERSPDSARIILFASNTFLADTSLELASGAGGTRYLNPLQLMANTIDWSLEDRDLLSIRGRGHFARTLLPMDKEARMIWEYMNYGLAAFGLLSVWGLRRLVRARARRREQLLIAGRIEP, from the coding sequence ATGAACACCTTGCGCAAGGTTGCCCGGAGGGAACTGGCGGTCTTTTTCGCCACCCCGGCCGCCTTTATCTTTTTCGGTGCCTTTTTGGCCGCCACCCTGTTCATCTTTTTCTGGGTGGAAACCTTTTTCAGCCGCAACATCGCCGATGTCCGGCCGATGTTCGAGTGGATGCCGCTGCTGTTGATCTTTCTCGCCTCGGCCATCACCATGCGGGTCTGGTCAGAGGAGCATCGGGCCGGCACCCTGGAACCCTTGCTGACCGCGCCGGTGAGTCTGCCGGTACTGGTGGGGGGCAAATTCATCGCCTGCCTCGGCTTGGTGGCCATCGGTCTGCTGCTCACCCTGCCGCTGCCGCTCACCGTGAGCTTCCTCGGTCAACTCGACTGGGGTCCGGTGTTCGGCGGCTACCTGGCCAGCCTGGTGCTCGCCGGGGCCTACATCGCCATCGGTCTCTGGGTCAGCGCCCAGTTCAACAGCCAGATCGTCAGCCTGATTGTTTCCACCCTGGCCTGCAGTTTCCTCTACTTGCTTGGCTCCGACACCCTGACCTCTTTTTTCGGCAACCAGGGCGGCGAACTGCTCAAACTGCTGGGGGCGGGTGCGCGCTTTGACGCCATCACCCGGGGGGTGATCGACCTGCGCGATCTCCTCTATTCGTTCAGCCTGATCGGCATCTTTCTCTCGCTCAACGTCTACACCCTGGAACGGCAGCGGTGGGCCGGCAATCCGATCAACTCCGTCCACCGCCGTTGGGGCGTGCTGACCGCCCTGCTGGTGGGCAACCTGTTGTTGCTCAACTTCTGGCTGGCACCCATCGGCGTCCTGCGTGCCGATCTGACTGCGGGCAAGATCTATTCGATTTCTCCGGCCACCCGTTCCTATCTCGATCGGTTGCAGGAACCGCTGTTGATTCGCGGCTACTTCTCCAGCCAGACCCACCCGCTGCTGGCCCCATTGCAACCGCAGCTGCGCGACCTGCTCCGTGAATACGAGGTGGCCGGCAAGGGCCGGGTCAGGGTCGAATTTGTCGATCCCCAGGAAAAACCGGAGCTGGAACAGGAGGCGGGCGAAAAGTACGGCATCCGGCCTGTTCCCTTCCAGACCGCCTCCCGCTATCAGACCGCGGTCACCAACTCCTATTTCGATGTTCTCATTAAGTATGGCGACGAGTTCGTCACCCTCGGCTTCCAGGATTTGATCGAGGTCAAGAGCGAGGGCGACACCCAGCTCGAGGTTGAGTTGCGCAACCCGGAACATGACATCACCCGGGCGATCAAGAAGGTGCTCTACAGCTACCAGGGCGGCGGCAACCTGTTTGCCGGCATCGGCAACCCGGTGGTCTTCCATGGCTATGTCTCGCCCGAAGCCAAACTGCCCCAACCGCTGGTCGAGCTGCGCCGAAACCTGGAGAGCGTGCTCGCCGAGCTGAAGACCCAAGGAGGCGACAAATTCTCTGTCAGCTTCGCCGATCCCGATGCCGACGGCGGTCAGTTGGCTGACCGCCTGGGCAAGGAATTCGGCATGCGGCCCATGGTGGCCGGGCTGCTGTCCACGGAGACCTTCTGGTTCTACATGACCCTGGAGAGCGGCGGCCAGCAGGTCCAGGTGGCCCTGCCGTCAGCCCTTGACAAAGCGGCGCTCAAGGGGGCGATCGAGGCCTCGCTCAAGCGTTTTTCCAAGGGCATGCTCAAAACCGTGGCCCTGTACACCCCGCCGGCCAACCCGTCCATGGCCCAATTCGGCATGATGGACCAGGGCAACACCTTTCAACTGCTGCAACGCTTTGCCGAACAGGAGCACCGGATCAAACCGGTGGACCTGAGCACCGGCCAGGTCGATCCGGAGGCCGATATCCTGATGGTGGTGGCCCCGGAGCGATTGCAGGAAAAACAAGTCTTTGCCATCGATCAGTTCCTCATGCAGGGCGGCACGGTGGTGTTGGCCACTTCGCCTTTTGATGTCAGCCTGCAGGGACGGATCAGCGCCACCGACAAACAGAGCGGCCTGAGTGACTGGCTGGCGGGCTACGGCATCACCCTGGGCAAAACCCTGGTGCTCGATCCGCAGAACGCCGCCTTTCCGGTGCCGGTCGAACGCCAAGCCGGCGGCTACTCCATTCGTGAAACCCATCTGATCAACTACCCCTACTTTGTCGATATCCGCAGCGACGGCATGAACCGCAACGGCGGGCTGATCAGCGGCATCGATCAGCTGTCCATGACGTGGGCCTCGCCGATCACCGTTGACGCGGACAAGAACAAGGGCCGCCAGGTGGTGCGGCTGCTGGAGAGTTCCAGGGGCTCCTGGTTGTCTGACTCGATCGACATTCAGCCCAACTTCGATCGCTACGGCCAAGCCGGCTTTGCCCAAGGGGAGGCGGCAGGTCGCCAACTCCTGGCGGTAATGGTGGAAGGCGGTTTTGCATCCCATTTCAAGGGCAAAACCTCGCCGCTGATCGAGGAAGCACGAACACGACAGGCGGAAAAAGACAAAAAGGCCAAGGAACAGCCAGCCGCCGGGCAAAGCGAAACGGCGGCGGAACAGCCGGTCGAGCCGCAGCAGCCCGAGGTGATCGGCCGGGTGCTGGAACGCTCGCCGGATTCGGCACGGATCATCCTGTTCGCCTCCAACACCTTCCTGGCCGATACCAGCCTGGAACTGGCCTCCGGCGCCGGCGGTACCCGCTATCTCAATCCGCTGCAACTGATGGCCAACACCATTGACTGGTCCCTGGAAGACCGCGATCTGCTCTCCATCCGCGGCCGCGGCCATTTTGCCCGCACCCTGCTGCCGATGGACAAGGAGGCGCGAATGATCTGGGAATACATGAACTACGGCTTGGCCGCCTTCGGTCTGCTGTCCGTGTGGGGGCTGCGGCGCCTCGTCCGGGCACGGGCCCGACGACGCGAACAGCTGTTGATTGCCGGGAGGATTGAACCATGA